DNA from Leptospira terpstrae serovar Hualin str. LT 11-33 = ATCC 700639:
CCCCGTTCCGGATTGAAGTCCGGTGCATTTTTTACGTCCATTCTGTTAAAAGTATCGGCAGGTTACTTAGGAGAAACGAGAATTTCTATCGGCGGAGCCAATATAGAAAACTTCCGAAGGTTTGCAGGAGGGCCGGGACTCCGAAAATTTGGGAATGGAGAGGTAGGCTGTCTCCGTGGGTTAGGGCAGTCGAAGTGCGGTGGACATAGGAAATTTCTTTCGATTGGAAGAGGAGGGCCAGTTTTTCTGATTCCTCTGGCGAGATCACAGGGTCTGTCTTTCCATGGAGAAGGGCTACGGGCCCACTGAGTGTTTCCAATTGGTAAAACGGAGATAGATTTTCAGGGAGATTTTCCGGAACCGTTTTTAGAACGCGGTTCGCTATTTCTATTCGAAAATTTCCATCGGCGGCCACTTGGAAAAAGAATTCTTTGGCATGGAGAGAAATCTTTTTGAGTAATTTTTCACCTAGTGCCTCGTCACCTTGTCGTTTGAGTCCGTTATCCAAAGCGGACTCATAGTATACTGGTTTTAATTCTTCTGCAAGGTCTGGTTCAAAACGATGGAGCATGTTATATAGAATGACATACACCGCATAAGGATCTATATCGTAATTAGAAAAAACAAAGGGAACAGTATCTAAAAAATCGCAATAGGCTCCTATTGCCATAGAAGTTTTGATTTTATTTTTTGTGTTAGACTTAGAAGCAGCAATTAGACCCATACCACCGGAAAAACTAGCGGATAAATATCCTAAATCATTTCCGTTAAACATATGTTTTGTGGAATGAATTTCCATCATCAAATCTTGGATGTTTGTAATAGTCGTTTCTGCGATCCGAAGCCCTTTCACTTCGGGAAGTTCCGGTAAGATGACACTGTGGTTGGAGTTCGCAATATTTTCTGCAAGTTCCAATATCCTTGGGTCATCAATCCCCATAGCACTCATTCCATGTTGGATATAAACACCTGGTAAAGATTCTGGATTTTTTCCTGTAGGATAAATATGAAACACTCGCCTGCCTGTTCCAGACAATTGGAGTTCCTTACGTTCTAAAGATTTTTTTTGTTTAATCCCTGCATATCCCAAAATGAGTGGGATTGCCAAAACATAAGGTTTCATTCGGATTTAGTTTTTGGGAGTGGGAAATTTTTCCAACAATAAAATAAGATAGAGTCTACCCATATATTCTTCTCCTCTTCTGTCTTTGAGATTGAAGATAAGAATGTATTGGCGGAAATGTTCTAAGGAGATAGGAACTAGTTTATGGTTTAAATTTTCGGGTGGCAAAATATCAATTTCGTAACGGCCCAGTCTCATTTCTGTAATTAATTTTCCTGCTATCTGGTTTGCAAATTCCATCATGATGGATGCTGAATGAGAACGGGAAGTGGGATCTATTTGAAATGCCTTGGCAATTTTTGGAAGGAGTTTGAGTTTTGTATAACCATCTAAAGCTAGATACACTTTTCCATTAATATCTCCAACAAATTCAACAAGTGTACAGTTTTCAAAACAAAGGCCTTCATTTTTAGAAGGACCATAAGCCTCTCTTTCTGCATAGACGAGTAGAGTCTTTTGGAAATGTTCCGGTAATACTTGCGAAACAGTCAGGATAAATTTTTCATCAATTAAAGGATCCATTTATGCTGCGTGGGAAAGGATACTCTCTTCCAATGATTTGTATGCGGCTTTGATCCATACATCAAATTTGATTCCTGGAATGGATTGGTTTGAGTAACCAAGGGCTACTTCTGATGGAAACCCTAGACTATCCAATTCTTCGATAAACTGTTTAAAAAATTCAGAAAACACATCGAGCTTGGCATTCGAAATGATTGCCGCATATAAATTTTCTTCTAGTTGGTACAAACCCAAACCAATGACGCCGTTTTGTTTACCAAGTTCGTTTAAACCAATGGCAATTTCTGATTGGAAGTTTGTATCAATGAACTTGAATAGGATGAGAGTCACTTTTTCTTTTGACTCAAACACTGATTTTGCCATTTGATAAAAATGAGAAACATTGTAGAGTTTGGAAATAGGATGTTTAGTTACCTTTGCATATTCTCTTTTTACCATAATCTTTTCTGAGATGATGGTTGATTTTTCCCAGTAGGATTGGATTTCTGATTCATTCCAAGACTCTTTAGTAGAAAAACATAAAAAACCGAATAACTGTGCATTCATAGTTAACGGAATGTATAACTTTCGCTTGTCGATGGAGATGGCTGGGAGTAGTTCTTTCACCTTACTTTCTTCATATTCTTCCCATTCCACTGGATTGTCATCGGTTTCCACCATCATTCCAGCCTTTTGCCAATAACATTCCTTAAACTCTTTTCCATCATAATAAACATATTGGATTGAGGTAAGTTTCTCTGTTAAAAATGGAAAAGGAAATTCTTTTACCGTTTCACAAAACAAAGATCGTTCTGCCAAATGAATTTGTTCTCTGGCAAGTAAGATGGGATCTTTTTTCCAGAGAATGTCTTTTGGTTTAGGTTCTGCATTCGAAGGTATGGATGGTAAAGACGTTTCCGTATCAAAGACCACATCTGTATGTGGATTATTTTCTAATAAAACTTCGTTATTTAAATTAGGATCCGCATCATTCAGATGCTCAGGCTTTTGAAAATCCAAACTGTATAAAAACAACGCCAGTAACAAACAGGAAACTGCAAGAAGTGTAAAACTCACCCAAGAAAAATAGAATGTATACTGAAGGATGACTCCGATGGTAAAAAAAATTGTGGGAATTGTATATCGTTTCATGGTGTCTTAGCCGTTACTCAATATAACGGGTAAAATGGGGATTCGCTGAACTGATTTTCCCTTTCCGCTAGGGGCAAATGAAACTCTATTCCGAATTAGCCGAATACTATTTTACCATCGAAGAAGCTAGCCGTAAGTTCTCGGAGGAAATCCTCTTTTTAAGAGATACCTTTAAGCGACATAAAATACATACCATTTTAGATATAGGCTGCGGGACCGGGGAACATATCAAGGAACTGCAAGGAATGGGATTCAAACCACTCGGAGTGGATGGATCTCCCCGAATGTTAGAGATCGCCAAAGTCCGGTTTCCGCATTGTCAGTTTGAGCTGGGAAAAATGGAAGTATATGTCGCCAAACAACCGGTAGATGCTGTGATTTGTTTGTATGGGACTTTTAATTATTTGATCAATGATGACTTGGTTCAAAATTTTCTACGGAATTGTCATAAAAATTTAAAACAGGCCGGTCTTTTGGTTTTGGAAATCTGGAATGCAGACCCAATCCACAGAATCAAACGTAAACCAATTACGACAGTAAGTAATGTGAGGCAAGGGGATACTTCGATTCGAAGAAATCGTGGATTTCGTTTAACAAGAGCAGATGATGTTGCCATTGTGGAAGTCAATTATGTATATAATTTAAATCAAAAAGATTTAAAAGACAAACATACGATGCGTGTGTTTCATTTCCCCCAAGTGCAGAATTTCTTAGACGATAATAAGTTTGATGTCCTTCATGTTTATAGCAACTATGATGGCGAAAAATATATAAAAACGGGCGCAAGGATGCTCATTGTAGCCAAAAAGAGGTCTTGACTTTCTTTTTTTTGTACGGTATCTCAATCTATCGGGAGAACGTATGTCTAGTCCAAACCATTTCCAAGTAATCGTAATCGGAGGAGGGCCTGGA
Protein-coding regions in this window:
- a CDS encoding alpha/beta hydrolase, whose translation is MKPYVLAIPLILGYAGIKQKKSLERKELQLSGTGRRVFHIYPTGKNPESLPGVYIQHGMSAMGIDDPRILELAENIANSNHSVILPELPEVKGLRIAETTITNIQDLMMEIHSTKHMFNGNDLGYLSASFSGGMGLIAASKSNTKNKIKTSMAIGAYCDFLDTVPFVFSNYDIDPYAVYVILYNMLHRFEPDLAEELKPVYYESALDNGLKRQGDEALGEKLLKKISLHAKEFFFQVAADGNFRIEIANRVLKTVPENLPENLSPFYQLETLSGPVALLHGKTDPVISPEESEKLALLFQSKEISYVHRTSTALTHGDSLPLHSQIFGVPALLQTFGSFLYWLRR
- a CDS encoding chemotaxis protein CheX; this translates as MDPLIDEKFILTVSQVLPEHFQKTLLVYAEREAYGPSKNEGLCFENCTLVEFVGDINGKVYLALDGYTKLKLLPKIAKAFQIDPTSRSHSASIMMEFANQIAGKLITEMRLGRYEIDILPPENLNHKLVPISLEHFRQYILIFNLKDRRGEEYMGRLYLILLLEKFPTPKN
- a CDS encoding class I SAM-dependent DNA methyltransferase, with product MKLYSELAEYYFTIEEASRKFSEEILFLRDTFKRHKIHTILDIGCGTGEHIKELQGMGFKPLGVDGSPRMLEIAKVRFPHCQFELGKMEVYVAKQPVDAVICLYGTFNYLINDDLVQNFLRNCHKNLKQAGLLVLEIWNADPIHRIKRKPITTVSNVRQGDTSIRRNRGFRLTRADDVAIVEVNYVYNLNQKDLKDKHTMRVFHFPQVQNFLDDNKFDVLHVYSNYDGEKYIKTGARMLIVAKKRS